CTTGCGTGGCCACAGCGCGGCCAGCACGGCTCCGATCAGGGGGATGATGATGAGCAGGTATGCGTTCATTCGTGCAGCGCCGTGAGTTTGCGGGTGTCGAGAGAATCGAAGGCCCTTTGGATGCGGTCAACGATGATGCCGATGACGAAGATGCCGACGGTGACGTCGAGCAGGATGCCGAATTCCACCAGGATCGGGGTGGATCTAATGAGCAGCAGCCCTGCGAGATAGATCCCGTTTTCAAGGATCAGGTAGCCGCAGACCTGGGAGATGGCCTTGGTGCGCCCGATGAGCAGGATGAACCCGGTCAGGATGAGGGCCATGGCCCCCGGGACATGCAGGTTTCCAGCGTGTTCGGGCAGGAGCGGCAGATAGCGGGTCAGGGCCACGGCGGCGATGGTTCCGGCCGCGCCGAGGAGCAGGGACGGGATGTAGCCGATGAAGGGTTCGAGCTCCCGGGCGATGTTGGCGGTTCGCATGGCGCGGATGAGCATGAAGGGGATGAGCACGCCCTTGCCGGCCACGGTAGCCAAGGTGATGAGGACCAGCCGCCAGTCCAGGCCGTGCGCTTCGAGCACCAGGGGCAATAGCCCCAGAAGCACGCCCTGCATGGCCACCGCCCGGATCAGGACGGGCAGGCGGCTGGTGCCCAGCGCCAGGAGGTTCAGGCCCATGGCCAGGCCGATCAGGAGGTTCAGCGTGTCGTTCATAGGTCACCCATCCAGGTCAGAAGCAGGGGAAAAAGGCAGAACAGGAAGCCGATGGTCAAAAGAAGCGGGACCCGGCGGAAAGCCAGGCGCGCGGTCAGGGACTCGACCAGTCCCACGGCCACGGTGATCAGCAGCACACTCACGAGCAGGGCCGCGACGGAGGCCAGAAGCGGCAGTTCCGAGAGGGGCAGCACGGCCTGCGCCAGGAAGACGGCGAAGAGCAGCAGCTTGACCGAGGCTCCGTGCAGTATCATGGCCAGCGGCGGGCCGCTGTGGTCCAGGACCATGACTTCGTGGATCATGGTCAGTTCGAGGTGGGTGTTTGGGTCGTCAAAGGGAACCCGGCAGTTTTCGGCCAGCAGGATGATGAAAAGCCCCACGGCCAGGAGTGCCGCGCCCGGCCCAAAGAGCGGCTCGAACATGGACGAGAGGGCGATGCTGCCCGATTGCACGACCAGGGTCAGGATCGCGGTGATGATCCCTATCTCGGCCAGGACGGCGAAGCTGACCTCGCGGGCCGCGCCCATGCCCTCGAAGGCGGAGCCCGTCTCCATGGCCCCCCAGGCCGTGCAGAAGCGGGCCAGGGCCAGCAGGTAGACCAGTAGCAGAACATCCCCGTCAAAGGAGAACGCCGTGCCCGTGCCGGCCAGGGGCAGCAGCAGGGCCGCCGTGACCACGGCCGTCCAGGCCACGGCCGGGGCGATGATGAAGCCGGGCGAAGCCAGGGTGCTGACCACCACGCCCTTGCGCCACAGTCGCGCCAGATCGTAATACAGTTGCAGCACCGGCGGACCCTGCCGTCCGGCCACCCAGGCCTTGACCTTGTTGATGACGCCCGGAAGCAGCGGCGCCAGAAGCAGCCAGAACAGAAGGCGCAGGGGAATATCCATATACAGGGGCATCACATCCCTCCCAGAAGAACCATGACTCCCAGAGCCGTGACTCCGAGAAAAACATACAGAATGTAGAGGTGCAGACGGCCATGCTGCATCTTCCTGGCTCCGTCGGCCACGAAGGACACGGCCGCCGCGCCGGGCATGACGGCTT
This portion of the Desulfomicrobium macestii genome encodes:
- a CDS encoding hydrogenase is translated as MNDTLNLLIGLAMGLNLLALGTSRLPVLIRAVAMQGVLLGLLPLVLEAHGLDWRLVLITLATVAGKGVLIPFMLIRAMRTANIARELEPFIGYIPSLLLGAAGTIAAVALTRYLPLLPEHAGNLHVPGAMALILTGFILLIGRTKAISQVCGYLILENGIYLAGLLLIRSTPILVEFGILLDVTVGIFVIGIIVDRIQRAFDSLDTRKLTALHE
- a CDS encoding respiratory chain complex I subunit 1 family protein; this encodes MPLYMDIPLRLLFWLLLAPLLPGVINKVKAWVAGRQGPPVLQLYYDLARLWRKGVVVSTLASPGFIIAPAVAWTAVVTAALLLPLAGTGTAFSFDGDVLLLVYLLALARFCTAWGAMETGSAFEGMGAAREVSFAVLAEIGIITAILTLVVQSGSIALSSMFEPLFGPGAALLAVGLFIILLAENCRVPFDDPNTHLELTMIHEVMVLDHSGPPLAMILHGASVKLLLFAVFLAQAVLPLSELPLLASVAALLVSVLLITVAVGLVESLTARLAFRRVPLLLTIGFLFCLFPLLLTWMGDL